The window CCAAAAACATTCAATTCCTGAAAGGTTTTTAAATCTGCTTGAACTCCTGCACCGCCTCCAGAATCAGAGCCTGCAATCGTTAGCGCTTTATACATAGGATAATCTCCTCCTTATAATCTAGTAAATGACCCATATAAATCAATTTCTGACGAAGATACAAGTGAAAGCTGATTGAGAAATTCAGTTTGAAAGCTACCTTGTCCCTGTCCTTCTGTTTTGTTAGCGGCTATTTCAGCAGCCACTCCATAGAAAACAAGTGCTGCAGTTGCTGCATTCAAATAATTCTTTTCTACAGCGGCAAAGGCCCCAATCACAGCTGTTAGCAAACAGCCCGTACCTGTAACATTGGTTAATAGTGGATGACCATTATAAACAACATTTGTTACGGTACCATCGCTTATTATATCTTCCTTTCCTGTCACAACTACTACTGCATGAAGGCTTTTAGCGGCATCTCGAGCAAGGCTATAAACATCACCTTTCACCATTCCCGCGTCAACACCCTTTACTTCCCATTTCTCTCCAATAAGATTTGCAATTTCAGCACTATTACCGCGAATAACGGAAAATTGCACTTCCTTTAATAGCATTTGAGCAGATTGAGTTCGGAAGAACGTCGCACCAACACCAACAGGATCTAAAATGACCGGAATATTACTCTCATTTGCTGCTTTCCCAGCAGCAATCATAGCTTCTACCGTATCACGATTCAACGTACCCATATTGATGACGACAGCTGCAGAAGCTTTTGCCATTTCAGCTGCTTCTTCCACAGCATCGGCCATAACCGGCGATGCCCCAAGAGCTAGCAGCCCATTAGCAGAGAAATTAGCCACTACTATATTTGTAATATTATGTATGAGTGGATTCATTTCTTTTATTCTTTTTAACAGTCCATGTACCATAGTTTTTCTCATTTCCCATTCCTCCTTAAACATCCTTTTTTACGTAAAAAAAGCCAGACCCATTATTGGACCTGACTTGTTGTAGCCGAGAAAGAAAGTGATTGACTCCCTACTTTCCTACGCCGGTATAATCCGGATCAGGTCCAAAGGGTTGAAAAACAGCCGTCTTTCTCTCAGCCCAAAAAGATGGGCACCCCCAGTAGATGTTCTAATATTCTTATTAATCATAATGCTATACTGAGAAAATGTAAAGAAGGAAATTAGAAAGTAGTATAAACATTAATGCTCAACTACCTTCTTCAATTTCCTCGACCAAATGAAACAGCAGCTCATAGATCGCATGATAGGCTTCCCGTATCGTCCATTTCTCTTTGTACTCCATTAGATTATTTAATGAAAAATTCAAATCCCAAAGTCCGTCATTTGCACTAAACATTAAATCAAACGTTGCATCTTCCTGCTGAAGATTGGTAGTTAAAAAGGCTTTGATCCTATTTTCTGCTTTTTTTGGTAGTTTTAAGCCCAGCATGACATCATAATGGTAAAAAACACTATCTGCTTCAAATGAAATCGCATCAACACCAATCACCTCAAACCATGGAGATTCCAAGTACATAAATTCATCAAGCTTCTGCTTAAAATATCCAATAGGCTGATCTAAAAAAGCGGTCGATTCCTCAGCTAATAATTCTTCCGTTTCTTTATTGCTTCTTTCAATATATACTTGTTGAAACCTAGAAGCTGGATCTTTTTCAATAAGGATTACAGACGAGTCCTCCGGCAGCAATCTATGCCGCTCAATGTAATCCTTCTCTTCCTTATACAATTCAACAGAGTATTTTTCACCTTCTGCTGACTGTTTTTCAGCTAATAATCTCTCAACGTATAACATTATTTGTTTTCGTAGCATGTTACCCATCCTTTATGTAGTATTCATTCATAATCATCCAAGGTATGTATATGGTTGTATCGCTAATAATATTGAAGGTTTTGCAGAGAAATTGCAAATATTTTCATGGGAATTGCTTCAAACTATAAGATGGGTAACGCAAAAAATCGAACTGATGTCAGATCAGTTCGATTTTTATAATATGAGAAATTATCTTCCAAGGTCTTTGGCAGGTACTCCACCAATTCCCCAATGTGTCTTAGGCATTTCCGTAACTAATACACGAACAGTTTGTTTCGGAGCTCCAAGAGTTTCTGATACAGTGTCTGTCACATTGCTGATTAATTCTGTAATTTTTTCAGGTGGTCGACCTTCCATAATGTTAATTTGAATGAATGGCATAGCAATACCCCTCTCATGATTAGGATTAAATTATTCACCGACTGTGAAAGTAACTTCACCAAGACCGTCAAATTTGCCTGATACAAAATCCCCAACGTTTAACAGTACAGCGCTTGTTAGCGCACCAGAAAGAATTAAATCGCCCTTCTTAATCTTTTGTCCTTTTCTTGCTAGCATATTAGCAAGAACGGCAATGGCATTAGCAGGATGTCCTAATACAGCAGCACCTGCTCCTAATTCTTTAATTTGTCCATTGATAGATAATGTAGAGCCTACTAAATCAAGGTCAAGCTCACTAGGCTTCTTCAATGTATTACCAAATACCACTCTAGATGTAGATGCATTATCTGCAATAACATCTGTCAATGTGAAATTAAAGTTTTCATAACGGCTATCAATGATTTCAAGCGCAGGTAAAACATATTCTGTTTTCGCTAATACTTGTGCACCGGTAATTCCAGGTCCTTCAATATCTTCGCCGATTAGGAATGCAATTTCCGCTTCAACCTTTGGATGGATTTGGAATGGGACAACTCCGCCATTATCAACTAGCATATAATCAAAAACATAGCCATAAATAGGCTCAGATACACCCATTTGGTCCCATTTTGCTTTACTTGTAAGTCCCATTTTAGGTCCAACAATGCGGTGACCTTGATCTAATTTGGTTTGAACAAGTAATTCTTGTGCTTGGTATGCTTCTTCAACAGTTAAATCCGGTTTAATGGTTGAAGTTACTTTTACCACTTCACGCTTTTCTACCTCTGCAGATACTAAATAATCGGTAATTTTCTTAATGATTTCATTTGCCATCATCTATTTCCTCCTTGTAAAATCATTTATCTCGAACGAATTATTTGAAATTAACGCTAACCTGTCCTAAATGGGCAAATCTTGCTGTGAATGAATCTCCAGCATTGGCTACGACCATACCTGAAAGAGCTCCGGAAAGAATGACTTCACCAGCTTTCAAAGAAATATCATAATCGGCTAGACGATTAGCTAACCAGGCTACACATGTAATAGGACTGCCGAGTGCCGCTGCACCGACACCTGTATTAATCATTTCACCATTTTGATATAAAACCATGCCAAGCAATTCAATATCAATATCCTCTAACTTTGTAGGTTTTCCACCTAATACATATAGTCCTGAAGATGCATTATCTGCTACAGTGTCTGGCAGCTTGATTTTCCAATCCTGTACACGACTGTCAACGATTTCAATAGCCGGCAACACATAATCTGTTGCTTGAATAACATCAACTGCTGTCACATTAGGACCCTTTAAATCTTTTTTCAAAACAAAGGCAATTTCACCTTCTATTTTTGGCTGAAGCATGTCTTTCATATCAACCGTTCCGCCGTTTTCCACTACCATGCTGTCTAACAGATGACCATAATCCGGTTCATCAACACCTAACATTTTCTGAACCGCTACAGAAGTTAAACCGATTTTTTTACCGACAATTTTTTGTCCTTCACTTAATTTCTTTTTGATATTTTCTAATTGAATGTAGTAAGCCTCATCCACATTGATTTCCGGATCTACAGTAGTAAGTGGATCAGTTCCTACTTTAGTTGCTTCTGCCTGTGCAAGAGCCGCAGCAAATTTTTCAATTTTACTTGTCATTTCATTCATCCTCTCTCTTATGTAAATTTTAAAAATAACCTTATTAATGAAACGTCTGTGAAGATTATGAAAATATCGCACGGTCGTAACCATATAACCGTGCAATATGTCTTTAGTCAGTTATAGAATTATAGTTTCACACAAATATTCGTTAATTCTGTATAGAACTCCCAGCTGTGTACACCGCCGACACGGCCAAGCCCACTGTCTTTTGTACCACCGAATGGAGTTCTGAAGTCGCGAACGAACCAGCAGTTGATGTAGGATAATCCAGATTCGATTGATTGTGCAACACGGTGTGCACGGCGGATATCGTTAGTCCAGATTGTGTTACTTAATCCGACACGGGAATCGTTGGCCATCGCAATGACTTCTTCTTCTGTATCAAATGGAATAATTGAAACAACTGGTCCAAAGATTTCTTCACGAGTACAACGAGCACCATATTCTAATCCCGTAATAATCGTTGGCTCAACGAAATATCCCTTATCTAAACCTTCAGGACGCTTACCGCCTGTCACGAAAGTAGCACCTTCTTCTTCCGCAATTTTGAAGTAGCTCATTACTTTATCATAATGTACTTTCGCAACCAATGCCCCTTGGTCATACTCCATATCAAATGGGTTACCAACTTTTAATTGTCTTGTTCTTGCTGCTAATTTTTCAACGAATTCATCATAGATGGAACGTTCTACAAAGATATTTTCACCGCAGACACATACTTCCCCTTGATTGGTAAAGCTTGATCTAATCGTTGTTTCAACAACTTCATCAATATTTACATCAGAGAAAATGATATTAGGGTTTTTACCGCCTAATTCGAAAGAAAGCTTTTTCAATGTTTTAGAAGCTTCTTCCATAATCTTAGCACCAGTAGACACTTGACCGATAAATCCGATACCCGCAATATCAGGATGTTTGTTGATGGCACTACCAGCACCTTGTCCAAATCCATGAACTAAGTTTACAACTCCGTCTGGAACGCCGGCTTCTTTCAGGATTTCCATAAGCTTTGTTGCCGTCATTGGTGTTAATTCAGAAGGCTTAATGACTACTGTACATCCCGCTGCTAATGCTGGTGCTAGTTTCCAAGTTAATAAGAATAATGGAAGGTTCCATGGCTGGATTAATCCAACTACTCCGATTGGGCGGCGGAATCCGTAGTTAATCGCACCGTGTACTTCATCTTGAAATGCTTCTGTTCCTACAGAAATCATATAATCAGCAAAGAAATGGAAGTTTGCTGCTGCACGCGGAGCATCAACGTGACGGGAGAATTTAAGATGCTTACCAGTATCTAATGACTCTAATTGGGCAATTTCTTCTTGCCTTGCCTCTAAGATATCTCCAACCTTACGGATAATCTTTGAGCGTTCCTGTGTGCTCATTTTTCCCCAAGGACCTTCTTCAAAAGCACGTTTAGCAGCTGCAACCGCTAAATCGATATCCGCTGCACTTCCCTCAGCAACTGTACCATATACTTCTTCTGTTACAGGATTTACATTATTAAATGTTTTACCATCAACAGATGGAACGAATTTACCGTCAATAAAATGTAAACAATCAAACGCTTTTACGATTGGTTCAACAATTGTATTTTTAGTGTCAACTGACATAATTAAGCATCCTCCTTGATTATAATTCATATTGGTTTGTTTTTCTAGAGTAATGATAACGCTACCGAGTTTCATATACAACTCACGAGTTGCTCTATATGCAACAAATTGAAAAATTGATCAATTTTTTTGTATTTTCACTGCTTTTAAATGATTAACTAGGTAAAAAGAATGAAGGATTCTCAATTTCCACTCTTTTATTCCTGGGATTTTTTTGATATATTGTTTCATATATAGCAACCATGTTTTTTTATACGAAATGAATTGAGGAGGATTACTCATGGCACAGGCTAATGAAGGAGAAACTTATCTTTCTTCTGTAAAAAATGCTTTGCGAATCTTGAACAGCTTTACAATGGATGAACCAGAAAAGAAGATAAGCGAAATTTCCACATCACTTGGATTGAATAAAAGTACGGTCTCAAGGACAATGGCAACACTAGCCAGTGAAGGCTTTGTCTTTAAGGATCCGGAAAAAAAGACCTATCGCTTAGGGTTTTCGATTCTCACATTAAGCGGAGTTATTAACAGTAACATGGATATATACCGTGAATCACAGCCCATACTCCATAAATTAGTCGAAACAATTGGTGAAACGGCACATATATCCGTTTTTGACAATTTGGAGGTCATCTATATTCAAAAAGTAGAATGTAACCACCCAGTACGTTATTTAACCCATGTTGGAAAAAGGAATCCTCCGTATTGCACAAGCTCAGGAAAGGTATTCATGGCTTTCGCAAGCGATGCTGTAGTTAATACTATTATTGAAAATGGCTTAGAAAAGTTCACGAAACATACGATTACAAATCCAGACGAATTAAGGGCACATCTAAAGGAAATAAGAGAAAACGGCTTTGCCTACAGCTTTGAGGAATTTTCAGAAGGGGTTGTAACAATTGCAGCACCTATTTATGACTATACCGGCAAAGTGATTGCTTCCCTTTCCATTGTTGGTCCAAAGCAAAGAATCAATCAACATAAAATACCAGTTATTGCCAAAAAAATAATTGCTGCAAGCCAAGAAATATCAAGAAATATGGGCTACTCACATTAAAAATACAATTATTTTAAAATAATAAAAAGACACTTAGCTCACAAGCAAAGTGTCCTTTTTTCATTAATCCCGTACCCCTAAAGCAATTTTTGCATATCGAGACATTTTGTCCTTCCCCCAGGGCGGATTCCAGACAATATCAATTTGAATATCTGTTAACTCCTTTATATTCATTGACAGCTTCATTTTCGCATCAGCCATTATTTGACCAGCCATTGGACAACCCATAGATGTCATGGTCATTTTGATAAATGCCTGCTTTTCTTCGTTAACTTCGACTTCATAGACTAGCCCTAAATTGACAATATCTATTCCGAGCTCTGGATCCATCACTTCTTCAAGTACTTCATATATTTGCTCAACTAATTCATTACTCACACTTCACACCTCTTTTATCTAATTTTCTATGCTCATGGAGCAGCAGAATAAAATATATTGATAACTATTCTCATTATAAAAGTAACATATATCACTGCCCAAAGTTGTGATGATAATCATATGACTATATTTTTGCATAAATTCCTTCTCGAGCACTCAATATTCAAATCGGTCTCCGTACCTTTTTGCATAACATGAATGACAAATAGAGTAACGATGATCCCACGGTAATTTCCTCTGACATTTACGGCATTGTTTTTGCATGTTCTTCACTTCCGTTTTTAGCTGTTCATGTACAAGCATACTGGTTTCCTCACGAATCCTTTCCCAATAAAGAGCATTCGTACGCTTATTTAACCGATAGAGAAATAAGAGATGCAGGCCAATAGCTTTATAGGTAAGCTCAAGATCCTCCAGTGTTCGCTGTTTCAATCGTGGCTCCGGCAATTCTCGTCCAGCTACAATTGCTTGCACACTTCTTTCCCATTGTTTAATCAATTCAGGCTCCCGCGCCGAAAAAGGCAGATGTAAAAGTCCATATAGGTCGGTTAAGGAAAGCCGTGCTTCTATTTCTGTACCTCGAATCCGTTCATATAGTTCTCTTTCCTCTGAAAGAGATGCTTTTTTGGTCCCCTTCGGACTTTTAAACTTGTCCCATAGCTCAAAAAAGGTTTCCAAATCACGGTAGTATCTTTGAAAGCGTTCAAAAATGCTATTTGTTGGAGCAATCGCGAAAGCTTGAATCGGCTCATCCTCCGCTACAAGAAGATTGCTCATTTTGGCAATATCCTCTTTAAAAGCAACTTTGCCAATATTATAAAGTCCTTTTCTACCAGCACGGCCGGCGATTTGTTTTACCTCTTGAGAAGTGAGGAGTCTTCTTGATGTACCGTCAAACTTCCTGTTTTCTAAAAATACAATTCGCCGAATCGGTAAATTTAGGCCCATTCCGATTGCATCAGTTGATACGACAATATTGGTCTCTCCATTGATAAATCGTTCGACTTGTTTCTTCCTTGTTTCAGGTGGCATACTTCCATAGATCATACTGACAGATTTACCATCCTGCTGAAGACGCGATGCCGTTTCAAGTACACGTTTTCTTGAAAAACAAATTAATGCATCGCCTTTTTTGACTTGCTTGATTCTAAATTCCTTTTCTTCCACTTCCAAAGGGATATCACGTTTATATTCTAGCACCTCTATATCTGATTCACCTAACAGCTGCTGTAGCATCTCGCGGGCATTCTTACTCGCAATAATATGAACCTCTTTAGCTTGAACCCTTGTAATGGCCTTATACCAGGAAAATCCGCGGTCCTTATCAGAAATCATCTGGGCTTCATCAATCACAACAACATCATAAGTATCCTTTTCATGAAACATTTCAACCGTACTGGAGATGTGCTTGGCATCAGGCGTTACTTTTTCCTCTTCACCCGTTTTTAAGGTACATGGGGTACCGTGCGCATTTAAAAAGTCGTAAACCTCTAGCGCTAACAATCGAAGCGGTGCCAAATAGAGACCGCTTTCAGCATTCATCATCCTTTGTAGTGCCTGAAAGGTTTTTCCTGTATTCGTTTCGCCGATGTGGAGCACATAATGAATATTTCTGCCTGCCGGTGGCAAAAACTCAAATTCAAAGATATCCTTTAAAATTCTTGCTTCCTCTGCTTTTTTTCTTTCTTTCTCAGCCTGTTCCGCCGCTTTTCTCTTCTCTCTTAATTGAACATCTGCAAAAAAGATTTTTTCGTGCAGTTTCTCATCAAATGAAATTTCAGCCAGTTTCAATAAATCCTCAACATACTCATCCTCAATATAGCCTAATAATTCACCGCTTAAATCATAGAGGAGCTCATTGACTATTTCTAATACAGCGGCTTTCAATATGGTAACTTCATACTTGAGATCTTGAGTTAATAGTTGCTGAATGAGTTGTTTTGGTACTATCTCAGCTAAATATTCCTGAATCCTATAGTCATAAATGTCATAGTAGTTTTCATATTCATAGCCCGTACTCCAATCATTGCTTTTTTGAATTTCACCGGTTACTTCTGAAAAAAATTCCTTTACCATTAGATAGTCCTTTGATAGAAAAAATCCTTGCGGAAACAGACGTTCTTCAATCACCTCGCTTGAAAGCCTTTGATATTTTGTTCTTGTTTCAAAATCACGTTTAAGATAATCAGCAACCAATTTTCGAGTATATAAATAGAACAATTGGTGTTGCTTTCTAAGCAGTGCATAAACCTCCGTTTCGATTTCTAGAATTGCCTGCTCCTTTTTCTCCGCGATTTCCTCATCTGCCTTTCGTTTTTGAAAATCAACTCTTGCGCTTTCATACAATCCCTTCCATTGTGCTTCGTCATGTGCATATGTATCATAAAGCCACTCCTCAATCGGAAAAGGCTGGTAGTTTTTTATCTCAGT of the Bacillus tuaregi genome contains:
- a CDS encoding helicase-related protein, producing MNKLDSIYPVAIERAKQKVRDDIIFYLQNQEKIPTFTDYILQRKHYIEQIWVNVWINQASNKTPRIEKKDFLRKQGFEVEGVDRKIINKLFRTEIKNYQPFPIEEWLYDTYAHDEAQWKGLYESARVDFQKRKADEEIAEKKEQAILEIETEVYALLRKQHQLFYLYTRKLVADYLKRDFETRTKYQRLSSEVIEERLFPQGFFLSKDYLMVKEFFSEVTGEIQKSNDWSTGYEYENYYDIYDYRIQEYLAEIVPKQLIQQLLTQDLKYEVTILKAAVLEIVNELLYDLSGELLGYIEDEYVEDLLKLAEISFDEKLHEKIFFADVQLREKRKAAEQAEKERKKAEEARILKDIFEFEFLPPAGRNIHYVLHIGETNTGKTFQALQRMMNAESGLYLAPLRLLALEVYDFLNAHGTPCTLKTGEEEKVTPDAKHISSTVEMFHEKDTYDVVVIDEAQMISDKDRGFSWYKAITRVQAKEVHIIASKNAREMLQQLLGESDIEVLEYKRDIPLEVEEKEFRIKQVKKGDALICFSRKRVLETASRLQQDGKSVSMIYGSMPPETRKKQVERFINGETNIVVSTDAIGMGLNLPIRRIVFLENRKFDGTSRRLLTSQEVKQIAGRAGRKGLYNIGKVAFKEDIAKMSNLLVAEDEPIQAFAIAPTNSIFERFQRYYRDLETFFELWDKFKSPKGTKKASLSEERELYERIRGTEIEARLSLTDLYGLLHLPFSAREPELIKQWERSVQAIVAGRELPEPRLKQRTLEDLELTYKAIGLHLLFLYRLNKRTNALYWERIREETSMLVHEQLKTEVKNMQKQCRKCQRKLPWDHRYSICHSCYAKRYGDRFEY
- a CDS encoding 2-keto-4-pentenoate hydratase, translating into MANEIIKKITDYLVSAEVEKREVVKVTSTIKPDLTVEEAYQAQELLVQTKLDQGHRIVGPKMGLTSKAKWDQMGVSEPIYGYVFDYMLVDNGGVVPFQIHPKVEAEIAFLIGEDIEGPGITGAQVLAKTEYVLPALEIIDSRYENFNFTLTDVIADNASTSRVVFGNTLKKPSELDLDLVGSTLSINGQIKELGAGAAVLGHPANAIAVLANMLARKGQKIKKGDLILSGALTSAVLLNVGDFVSGKFDGLGEVTFTVGE
- a CDS encoding metal-sulfur cluster assembly factor, giving the protein MSNELVEQIYEVLEEVMDPELGIDIVNLGLVYEVEVNEEKQAFIKMTMTSMGCPMAGQIMADAKMKLSMNIKELTDIQIDIVWNPPWGKDKMSRYAKIALGVRD
- a CDS encoding IclR family transcriptional regulator — translated: MAQANEGETYLSSVKNALRILNSFTMDEPEKKISEISTSLGLNKSTVSRTMATLASEGFVFKDPEKKTYRLGFSILTLSGVINSNMDIYRESQPILHKLVETIGETAHISVFDNLEVIYIQKVECNHPVRYLTHVGKRNPPYCTSSGKVFMAFASDAVVNTIIENGLEKFTKHTITNPDELRAHLKEIRENGFAYSFEEFSEGVVTIAAPIYDYTGKVIASLSIVGPKQRINQHKIPVIAKKIIAASQEISRNMGYSH
- a CDS encoding aldehyde dehydrogenase is translated as MSVDTKNTIVEPIVKAFDCLHFIDGKFVPSVDGKTFNNVNPVTEEVYGTVAEGSAADIDLAVAAAKRAFEEGPWGKMSTQERSKIIRKVGDILEARQEEIAQLESLDTGKHLKFSRHVDAPRAAANFHFFADYMISVGTEAFQDEVHGAINYGFRRPIGVVGLIQPWNLPLFLLTWKLAPALAAGCTVVIKPSELTPMTATKLMEILKEAGVPDGVVNLVHGFGQGAGSAINKHPDIAGIGFIGQVSTGAKIMEEASKTLKKLSFELGGKNPNIIFSDVNIDEVVETTIRSSFTNQGEVCVCGENIFVERSIYDEFVEKLAARTRQLKVGNPFDMEYDQGALVAKVHYDKVMSYFKIAEEEGATFVTGGKRPEGLDKGYFVEPTIITGLEYGARCTREEIFGPVVSIIPFDTEEEVIAMANDSRVGLSNTIWTNDIRRAHRVAQSIESGLSYINCWFVRDFRTPFGGTKDSGLGRVGGVHSWEFYTELTNICVKL
- the thiM gene encoding hydroxyethylthiazole kinase encodes the protein MRKTMVHGLLKRIKEMNPLIHNITNIVVANFSANGLLALGASPVMADAVEEAAEMAKASAAVVINMGTLNRDTVEAMIAAGKAANESNIPVILDPVGVGATFFRTQSAQMLLKEVQFSVIRGNSAEIANLIGEKWEVKGVDAGMVKGDVYSLARDAAKSLHAVVVVTGKEDIISDGTVTNVVYNGHPLLTNVTGTGCLLTAVIGAFAAVEKNYLNAATAALVFYGVAAEIAANKTEGQGQGSFQTEFLNQLSLVSSSEIDLYGSFTRL
- a CDS encoding branched-chain amino acid aminotransferase — translated: MLRKQIMLYVERLLAEKQSAEGEKYSVELYKEEKDYIERHRLLPEDSSVILIEKDPASRFQQVYIERSNKETEELLAEESTAFLDQPIGYFKQKLDEFMYLESPWFEVIGVDAISFEADSVFYHYDVMLGLKLPKKAENRIKAFLTTNLQQEDATFDLMFSANDGLWDLNFSLNNLMEYKEKWTIREAYHAIYELLFHLVEEIEEGS
- a CDS encoding 4-oxalocrotonate tautomerase, with protein sequence MAMPFIQINIMEGRPPEKITELISNVTDTVSETLGAPKQTVRVLVTEMPKTHWGIGGVPAKDLGR
- a CDS encoding 2-keto-4-pentenoate hydratase, which translates into the protein MTSKIEKFAAALAQAEATKVGTDPLTTVDPEINVDEAYYIQLENIKKKLSEGQKIVGKKIGLTSVAVQKMLGVDEPDYGHLLDSMVVENGGTVDMKDMLQPKIEGEIAFVLKKDLKGPNVTAVDVIQATDYVLPAIEIVDSRVQDWKIKLPDTVADNASSGLYVLGGKPTKLEDIDIELLGMVLYQNGEMINTGVGAAALGSPITCVAWLANRLADYDISLKAGEVILSGALSGMVVANAGDSFTARFAHLGQVSVNFK